The Streptomyces sp. NBC_00286 nucleotide sequence GCTGCGGACCAGCGCGGTCGCCGCGGTCACCCCGATGATCAGCGAGAACACAGTGCTCAGGCAGGCGATCAAGGCGCTCAGGGAGAGCGCGGCGGGCCATTTGCTGCCGTCGGCGAACAGCGCCTTGTACCAGTTCAGCGTCCAGGTGTCGGGCGGGAAGGCCGCGAAGGCGTTGTCGCTGAAGGAGGTGACCAGGATGACCACGATCGGCAGCGCCAAAAACAGCAGGATCACGGTGGCGACAGCGGTCAGGACGATCCGCCCAGTGAGGGTCTTACGCAGCTCCATCATGAGGCGTTCCTCTTCTTACGGCTGGCGCCCAGCGAGCTGACGGCCTTGACCAGCAGCAGTCCGGCGAGGGTGAGGACCAGCAGGATGACGCCTTGCGCGGCGGCCCCGTTCCACTGGTTTTCCTTGGTCACCTGCTGGTTGATGAGGGTGGCGATCATCGTCTGGTTGGGTCCGCCCATCAGGGCCGGGGTGATGTAGTAGCCCAGCGACAGGATGAAGCTGAGTAGTCCGGCACTGGCCAGGCCAGGCGCCACCAGCGGCAGGTAGATACGGCGGAAGATCGTCACGCGTCCCGCGCCCATGCTGGAGGCGGCCGCCAGCAGCCTGCGGTCCACGCCGCGCATCACGCCGTACAGCAGCAGCACCGTGTACGGGAGCATCATCGAGGTGGTGCCGATGACCACGCCGAGCTCGTTGTACAGCAGCCGGTACGGCGTCCCCGGCACCCACAGGCCGGCCAGGGACTCGTTCACCAGGCCCTTGTCGCCGAGCATGATGATCCAGCCGTACGTCCGTACCAGGGCGCTGATGAAGTGCGGCACGACCACGACCAGCATGGCCAGTCCGGCCCACAGGGGCTTGAGCCGGGAGATGGCGTTGGCCAGGAGGAACCCAAAGGCGAGACTGAGCAGCGCCGTCTCGGCGGAGATCCGCAGCGTGGTGAACAGCACCGAGAGGTTGACCCCGGTGAGGGCGTCGACGTACCAGTGCAGGGTGAACGATCCGTCGGCGTCCTTCAGGCTGAGCAGCAGCGTGCTGAAGATCGGGTAGACGAACAGCACCAGCAGGTAGACGACCACGGGTAGCGCGTACAGGAGGCCGACCCGGGTACGGCGGGAGGCGAGCAGCTTGCGCGGGCGCGCGGGGGCGGTGGCGGTGAGGGCGGCCATGACTCACCCGCCCTGTTCGACGGGGAAGAGGT carries:
- a CDS encoding ABC transporter permease, which translates into the protein MAALTATAPARPRKLLASRRTRVGLLYALPVVVYLLVLFVYPIFSTLLLSLKDADGSFTLHWYVDALTGVNLSVLFTTLRISAETALLSLAFGFLLANAISRLKPLWAGLAMLVVVVPHFISALVRTYGWIIMLGDKGLVNESLAGLWVPGTPYRLLYNELGVVIGTTSMMLPYTVLLLYGVMRGVDRRLLAAASSMGAGRVTIFRRIYLPLVAPGLASAGLLSFILSLGYYITPALMGGPNQTMIATLINQQVTKENQWNGAAAQGVILLVLTLAGLLLVKAVSSLGASRKKRNAS